The region GGTTCTCAATCATGCTTATCTGCTCGATGAACTAGAATCCTCTTTTCTAAAGTTAAAATAAGTAAAGATAACAATGCAAAAATTATTACTACTAACATTATCTTTGTGTCTCTCTGCGGGTGCCCAGTATAAGAAAATAACTCTTACTGAAAAATTCTACTCCGGAGGCTCGGCTTTTGGTGATCTCAATGGCGATGGCATAAATGACATTGTTGCCGGTAGCTTCTGGTGGGAGGGACCCGACTACAAGGTCAAACACCAGATCCGCAAACTGGTCGCCAATAACAAACATACCTTTGTTAAAGACAATGCTTATATGCCGGAAAAATACTCCAATTCATTTGCCAACTGGGTACGAGACATTAATCAAGATGGTAAAAACGATATTCTCATCATCGGTTTACCGGGAACGTCTTTTTACGCTTACCTCAACCCGGGAACTCCGGAAGGCAAATGGCAAGAAGTAGTGCTTCGAGATCTTGTCGATAACGAATCTCCGGAATTAGTCGATATCGATGGTGATGGCACTGAAGAGCTTATCTGCAACTATGACGGTTACTTTGGTTATGCCAAAATGAACCCCGCTAAGCCTCTTGAAAAATGGACCTTTCATAAAGTCTCCGCTAAAGGCAAATGGTATAAATATACTCACGGCATCGGTATGGGCGATGTCAATAATGATGGCCGCA is a window of Lentisphaera araneosa HTCC2155 DNA encoding:
- a CDS encoding FG-GAP repeat domain-containing protein → MQKLLLLTLSLCLSAGAQYKKITLTEKFYSGGSAFGDLNGDGINDIVAGSFWWEGPDYKVKHQIRKLVANNKHTFVKDNAYMPEKYSNSFANWVRDINQDGKNDILIIGLPGTSFYAYLNPGTPEGKWQEVVLRDLVDNESPELVDIDGDGTEELICNYDGYFGYAKMNPAKPLEKWTFHKVSAKGKWYKYTHGIGMGDVNNDGRMDMLAGHGWLEQPANAKPDQEWIYHKQQFSNGERHCGAQMFAYDVDGDGKNDLITSGNAHGYGLYWFKNIDNKKFEKQTIMGATPQDNKFGVKFSQLHALKLIDMDKDGLLDIVTGKKYWAHGPKGDAEPMAPAVLYIFKLVRENSKAYYKPIKVDDNSGIGSQVNAGDVNQDGLNDIVVSNKKGVFVFLQKQ